The Rhopalosiphum maidis isolate BTI-1 chromosome 2, ASM367621v3, whole genome shotgun sequence genome segment ctattataatgaataaacttAAACCTTTTCTTAACTTCAAAAAGTATCATGCTTGTGCTCTGGTAAATGAACTAATTTAAAGtaggaatataaaaataatcaaactgcttcattaataaaaaataaaaaaaatatgttattaaaataataatttttggtaggtaacattttttaaaacaaaaagtacagatctttttaaacatttgatgttattttttaactatacaaatatatcaacATGACAACATGTGCAAAATGCAATGAACTGTATTTACTCTAAATTGTTACTGAATGGTCAAccaatgtatttttagtaaGCCATAGAATCATAACTATTGATTaacaaaatgcatattttatataaaaaaaaactaaaatcaatattaaatttgatcttAGCATTTGACTAATTGaggattagaaaaataaataatattttgtcacgTTAAGAAGTGTGAAATGTGTGTTGAAGATCTTCAAAGTCCAACATTCTCGTTTCTGTACTTAGTGTGTTATCAGTGTCGTTTAAGGGTTCAAACTGTTCTAAGCTTTTAATGAACTCTTCAGTAGAAGTGGGAACTAGGTTCAAATCATTAGTGAAAACCTCATACACCCCGTGACTCATAAAGGAATCTGGTTGAGAGACGTTAGGAGCAGATGATGTAGATGCAATAGGATaatctgaaaatatatttttttttacattattagtgtaaatatatatatatacatatagtagcAAATCGTAACCTACCAATTATAGGTACACTTGAGTGTAAATGATCAGACATTGTGCGTAACCTTTCAGATACAAGACCATCTACACTTTCCAAAACTGCCTGATTTTCATCACATAATATTGATTCTTCCATACTAGAGCTAAGTAAGAAATCTACCTTAGATGATTGACTATCAAAAAGATTTAAATGAATAGGACTGGAGTGgcgatttaaattttgtggTACAGAAACTTCAGGTTCAATAGATTTTGTGGAGTCTATAGCCCAAACATTAGATTCTTGCTGCATTTCATAATCGTTATGAATATCTTTTAAACAATAAGAGCCTTTTGGTAAGCCAAATAAATGTCCTAATGAATCATCTATgaactaaaacataaaaatttttttaataaatgtataccaatagagtaaaatattttgtaaatttcacCATTTGACTGTTATCAATAGAATTAGATTCACaatttgaaacaaattttaaagatttcgaTAAACTTCTCAAATTTATGATTAGTGTATTTAACTCTTTTGAAAATGCTAGTAGACCATCACTTTCAAGTGTACTGGATAATAAATCCCAAACAGAAATTGTTCCAGACAATGATTTCATAAGGTTGGTTTTTTTCAGATGTTtcattatctaataaaatacacaaatacaaaTGTACTTAACTAAAttacagaatttaattttataatatagttgtactTGTTTCATATGAAAttgcaaattttttttggtCTTGATATAAGCACAGTGTCGATTTTTTAAGACTTCTGTTTGAGTATGAGTttcttttttactattaattatattgcctagaatattaattaaacattctttgatttttaaaaaatattattgtctacaaaatatcaaagatAGATTACTATTTATTGGTGTTTCGTTgaggttttcaaaaatatcttgTAACTCTGAATCCACTTGTTTTTCGGCCGTGTTTATCTTGTGAGTaggaaatttttcaaaatgttcttGCATTCGTTTATGGCCTAAATAAGTTTTACCACATCCTCCACAAATAAAATCTGAtttaacattgtattttactttttttctacTAATGATAtctggaaaaatatattaaaatttaaacttcaatattttaacgtataaaaattacatgtaacattgtatatattgtttgtaatatCAAGTATAGTAatacactaatttattttaagaaaaaaattaaattgcatttgaaaaaacagaataaattgataagtagttattacatacaatattaccgAAATGtagtaactaataaataataattataaaatttatcatcaGCCAACCAACAggtaaattgtaattcaaataaacaaacaaaatggattggaatatatgattatagtgCTTTGATCcacaagaaaatattttcatttcattgttatatcttatatttaacaagaaatataattagtaaaagcttataatgaaattttggATACTTATTTCAAGATATATTTGTAAGTTAAGtgattcattttatatatacagtgaaacctTGATAACTCGAACTTCTATAAGTTGAATTTTTGATAACTCGAAGGAATGCCATGGCTCGAGTATTTCAGTATATGATAACTCAAACCTCTATAagtcaaatttttttctttgccCTGGACTGATTTGAGTTATCAAGGTTCcattgtacttaatatttgtgtcaacataatttgttttgatcTAATCAAAActgaattatacattaaagcTAGTTGTGCTAAGTTAGGGAAGTTCAgtcgtaaataaaaataaggttatatgaaaaaatatttttgataactttaagttttacattttttaacaaatttcacACAACCATCTCATTAATCACCatcatttcatttttagtcatgaacatattattacacctGACATTTCTTTAAAACTGATTACAAAATGTTAAGACATGCACAAAAAAGTTTCTCCACCCCTGCAGTACAGATTAAAACCTAagacttaattttaaacaatgatacattcttttaaactttaattgcaATCCAATCTATACATAGAAAACAAACATTACCATTATTGTCAACTATTAAAAACGAGTTCTTTTTGGTTTCCATTGTGCTTtcaccatttaaaaaatgttttggagGTTTACACAAGCGACCAGACTTTGTAGATGTTAATGGGTactctataatctataaaaatatgatagtgtaaaaaaataagcaaatatttaagtgtatTGAATTACATCTTCTGGTTTGATCTGTTTGGAAGATTCACCTagttttgtttcatttttacttaaatcgCTAACAATTTTTCTCGGTCGTCCTCGTTTTGGCACCTTTATTTCATCACAATTTGCTTCTAAATCAGTTGGCCTGaccaaactaaataaaaattaattaattttattgatatgcttatttttttataatattaattattcagaaaatttaaaacatcaatttatgaattttgtttacttttctgaaaatgatattaaaagttaaataccgATAGAAGTGAAGAAATAACTaagttaaaacataaaaatatattattttattttattaataactaataagtaaaaattataggaaaaagcttaacaattaataaaagtatacaagtataaaatttaaatttaatctacttactgaataattacatttgtatCAGTTGCCgggtcatattttattaatttattattaccattatgcATATCTTCATCTTTTAGTAACAGTGATAAATCATTAACAGATTTTTCTGAACATGTTTCAATTTGTGGCCTaagataattcaataaaaatcaatatctaattaaaatacatattttgtcattgacttaatttgtatacttaaaaaaataatattagaaggATAACGTTTATTACTAACTCAATAGATCGTTTGTTCTTTACTGCCGAATGGTGAATAGTTTTGtcaaaagataatttttttattgactttgTCGTATTTGTATGAGAAACTATAGACGGAACACACTCTGCATTCAGTATCGGAACTTGATGGTCTGCATTTGGAACATAGAAGTTATAAGATATCAATTCTCCGGAGTTAATTTGCTGTGGCAGTTGTTCATTGTTTTCTTCGGTAAGCTCCGGAATCacatttaatatgtacacTGGATAATTTTCCACATTTTGTAAATCCATTTCTAGAATATAATTCTTGTACATTAGCAATTCAAAAATGACTATATGTCCTTACTTACTGTGGTGATAAATTACCAAATTAAAcgtttgttgaaaaataatttagatagaTTCAATCTGggagttgaaaatttaaattcgtgacaaaataatattaggtttgattatgtatttatattctaataatattatcgtttatcaCACCGTAGAATAACAACGTGAATAACATCATTTTCTGGGTTGTGCGATAAGtccttattattatcttctatCTTGTGTTCTTGTCAATTCCTTAATATAACTACAGATAACAATGGCCatcattatttgatattttgtggtttttatttttccattgaGAAATGACAATTGAGATTCGACTGTTTTGAGACTGAAGTTTTGAACGTCGATCGCCGTCAAGTACTCAAGTTGTATGTAAAGAGTTATTGATCGTCTCGTCTTTGCTAGGAACAGCAATAGTGCGAATTTGCGATacctgtatttatttttcgtcaaTCAATCGTTGGATATAATTTGAGTACTTGCTTACTTTTATTTACTCTGTCCATCAAATTTCATCATCATGGATTTACTTGGGTCGATCATGAAATCAATGGAAAAACCACCAACTGTGGATACTAAAGAAAAACTAAGGCAAAAAAGTAAGCCTTAATTgggtgtttattatatttattttacgatattCGTGTTATTCGGCAAAGTGAATAATCCCGCCATGTGCGCTTTGTGACTTGTCATCATGTAAAATGTCTACTAAATATCTAGGAATGTACTTAATATCAGTGTTGtctaataattatgtgtaatgATTCTTAATGTATGGCAGagttaataaacttatatgaAATGTTTgctaggtatttaataaagtttgtAATGTCTAAATTACTATGACTAGACATAAAAACTGTATGATACCATTGCTGGCTTATCGATAATAACATTCTGTACTCAGTGcacatctattatttatacaataatatattacacaatggATGCAAAATCAAAGTTTAATagtgagttaaaaaaaaatcgagaaAAATTAGCTAAAAACGCTTCATGTTTAACTGAtgagcaatataataatataattagacaaataatagaattaaaacGTGGAGTTAAGAAAAAGGAGCCAAGAGACTTTCAGCTATTAaaaaggtaattatttttttatctaactgCACATTATGTGATGAgtacttaaaagtaaaaaaataattacaattttttttgtctattataatattaaaattaaatttgattttaggtTTGATGTAATATTAGTTCAAgacaaacataaattaatagttccTATGAAAGACAAAAGTGTTGTGCTTTATTATGTGTCTGATGGAAAACTGTACGACTTATTGAAATCAACTCACGTTTCGATTGGGCACGGTGGACGTGACCGCATGATAAAggaattaagtaaaaaatataaaaatataagtcgtAGTGATATTTgcacatttttacaaatgtgTGAAGCATGtcaggaaaaacaaaaaagtattaaaaaagctACA includes the following:
- the LOC113550949 gene encoding uncharacterized protein LOC113550949 isoform X1 yields the protein MDLQNVENYPVYILNVIPELTEENNEQLPQQINSGELISYNFYVPNADHQVPILNAECVPSIVSHTNTTKSIKKLSFDKTIHHSAVKNKRSIEPQIETCSEKSVNDLSLLLKDEDMHNGNNKLIKYDPATDTNVIIHLVRPTDLEANCDEIKVPKRGRPRKIVSDLSKNETKLGESSKQIKPEDIIEYPLTSTKSGRLCKPPKHFLNGESTMETKKNSFLIVDNNDIISRKKVKYNVKSDFICGGCGKTYLGHKRMQEHFEKFPTHKINTAEKQVDSELQDIFENLNETPINSNIINSKKETHTQTEVLKNRHCAYIKTKKNLQFHMKQIMKHLKKTNLMKSLSGTISVWDLLSSTLESDGLLAFSKELNTLIINLRSLSKSLKFVSNCESNSIDNSQMFIDDSLGHLFGLPKGSYCLKDIHNDYEMQQESNVWAIDSTKSIEPEVSVPQNLNRHSSPIHLNLFDSQSSKVDFLLSSSMEESILCDENQAVLESVDGLVSERLRTMSDHLHSSVPIIDYPIASTSSAPNVSQPDSFMSHGVYEVFTNDLNLVPTSTEEFIKSLEQFEPLNDTDNTLSTETRMLDFEDLQHTFHTS
- the LOC113550949 gene encoding uncharacterized protein LOC113550949 isoform X2; translated protein: MHNGNNKLIKYDPATDTNVIIHLVRPTDLEANCDEIKVPKRGRPRKIVSDLSKNETKLGESSKQIKPEDIIEYPLTSTKSGRLCKPPKHFLNGESTMETKKNSFLIVDNNDIISRKKVKYNVKSDFICGGCGKTYLGHKRMQEHFEKFPTHKINTAEKQVDSELQDIFENLNETPINSNIINSKKETHTQTEVLKNRHCAYIKTKKNLQFHMKQIMKHLKKTNLMKSLSGTISVWDLLSSTLESDGLLAFSKELNTLIINLRSLSKSLKFVSNCESNSIDNSQMFIDDSLGHLFGLPKGSYCLKDIHNDYEMQQESNVWAIDSTKSIEPEVSVPQNLNRHSSPIHLNLFDSQSSKVDFLLSSSMEESILCDENQAVLESVDGLVSERLRTMSDHLHSSVPIIDYPIASTSSAPNVSQPDSFMSHGVYEVFTNDLNLVPTSTEEFIKSLEQFEPLNDTDNTLSTETRMLDFEDLQHTFHTS